A portion of the Actomonas aquatica genome contains these proteins:
- a CDS encoding bifunctional 4-hydroxy-2-oxoglutarate aldolase/2-dehydro-3-deoxy-phosphogluconate aldolase: protein MLKKEVLQRLDSHRLIALARADSAAQLRELGQTLLDAGLPQLELPLTSPAVPDIIAAVAADLPQLTLGLGTVIDTDTARRGILAGARFISTPALRPEVILLCRRHHVPVICGAHSTAEIEAALEAGADAVKLYPSRDRFGPTHVRETRQRFPDARLYPVGGVNASNVADFIHCGANAVFVASGLGFSFEDGAAATPPSAHELADHVRALIAALPAADIAATN, encoded by the coding sequence ATGCTTAAGAAGGAGGTTCTGCAACGCCTGGATTCCCACCGCCTCATCGCTCTCGCCCGCGCCGATTCCGCCGCGCAATTGCGCGAACTCGGCCAAACGCTGCTCGATGCCGGCCTGCCTCAACTCGAACTGCCCCTCACCAGCCCGGCCGTGCCGGACATCATCGCCGCCGTCGCCGCCGACCTGCCGCAACTAACCCTCGGCCTCGGCACCGTGATCGATACCGACACTGCCCGCCGCGGCATCCTCGCCGGCGCCCGCTTTATCAGCACTCCGGCTCTGCGGCCCGAGGTCATTCTCCTTTGTCGCCGCCACCACGTGCCCGTCATCTGCGGCGCCCATTCCACCGCCGAAATTGAGGCCGCTCTCGAAGCCGGCGCCGATGCCGTCAAACTTTACCCGTCACGGGATCGTTTTGGTCCCACCCACGTGCGCGAGACTCGCCAACGTTTCCCGGACGCCCGCTTGTATCCAGTGGGTGGAGTCAACGCATCCAACGTCGCCGACTTCATCCACTGCGGCGCCAACGCGGTCTTTGTCGCCAGCGGACTGGGCTTTTCGTTCGAAGACGGCGCTGCCGCCACGCCCCCCTCGGCTCACGAACTCGCCGACCACGTCCGCGCGTTGATCGCGGCCCTGCCAGCGGCCGACATCGCTGCCACGAACTGA
- the hrpA gene encoding ATP-dependent RNA helicase HrpA: MEFPPELPISARAGEIMEALRDNQVVILAGETGSGKTTQIPKLCLAAGGGEKGRIACTQPRRVAALSVSRRVAEEMGVTWGREVGCKVRFADQTSRDTRVKFMTDGMLLAEVQGDPQLREYDTIIIDEAHERSLNIDFLLGHLRQLRHRRPELRIVVTSATIDTAAFSKAFDDAPVIEVSGRTFPVEVVYAPLDEFGSDEAEGDEPTSRNESLHYIDGAVEAAQRILDSTAGGDVLVFMPAERDIREAIDLLQGSRSARGCDLIPLFGRLSNAEQQRVFAATARRRVIVATNIAETSLTLPGIRYVIDTGLARISRYAPQARTRRLPIEPVARSSADQRKGRAGRVAEGVCVRLYSEKDYEERPRFAQPEIQRANLADVILRMKAFGLGDIERFPFINMPATKAVRAGYALLEELHAYAEPETVGERRLSDIGRELARLPVDPAVGRMILQARSEKALREVLVIAAGLSVQDPRERPLDKQQAADQAHRRFTHPESDFLTLLAIWEALHDEFERLSQSKMRRWCHTHFLSYTRMREWRDIHSQLVDTLRERRDFRMSSVNDGIKEPVDIGDLRCEHPAYRAIHRSILSGLLGNIAARDEEKGGYKATHDRKVAIFPGSGLFVKEERKRGKNGALKPVLGGGGPRGPRWIMSAEMMETSRLYARTCARLDPRWALELGAHLLKVEHSEPFWDEEKGRVMVRQRTRLYGLEIESRAVGYGKVNPEHATELFIREALVNDTIKWPFDFLSHNRKVRADVELQLTRARHGAAMNLDEAVYRFYEDALLEREFYVSAVGELIALVREQKGREPHFLELNAADLQPPREAQVDEQAYPESLPLGTTVLPLNYVYKPGQDDDGVTLDVDVLTATTLTPAELDWAVPGHLAGKVEHYLKGLPKELRRAVTPLAATAASMVAQLQSRDRLTGRRETVAEAVAALLGERFQLRVSPSVWDERPLPNHLRVRVRVLDENDREIAASRELAEIQAALTAREAEASRAVVKEAPSVWKKARRDWEDGPLETWPERAIPDEVQIGEQAGVAIKAYPVFQDTAEGIMLRLSRAEDDAARRRPAGLRAMLAQGLRYEIAWLEKDLKALKAVGPLAATFVPLAELQVDALANLTTWATDPARLPTVDGRRTRVQFERVVADTKVALRRRVPQFLDEVKAVLELRQQTQVHATPYPGMQAEVAALVGRHFLRDVPQAQLQHLPRYLQARLLRAERWQQNRAKDEQRAAELTQLAKAAEAVVGKPGAAELRWLLEELRVSVFAQHLGTAEPVSVKKVERAIAAVRAGAGLAEASVAPEVGGATKPKPKPLAITPLPGKTKQKPIKSLNALGGLFGGGSR, from the coding sequence TTGGAATTCCCGCCCGAGCTGCCGATCAGCGCGCGCGCTGGGGAGATCATGGAGGCCTTGCGGGATAATCAGGTGGTGATTTTGGCGGGTGAAACCGGCTCCGGCAAAACCACGCAGATCCCGAAACTCTGTCTCGCGGCCGGCGGCGGCGAGAAGGGGCGCATCGCCTGCACCCAACCGCGACGCGTGGCGGCGCTGTCGGTGTCGCGTCGGGTGGCCGAGGAAATGGGCGTTACGTGGGGACGTGAAGTAGGCTGCAAGGTGCGGTTTGCCGATCAGACCTCCCGCGACACGCGGGTGAAGTTTATGACCGACGGCATGCTGCTGGCCGAGGTCCAGGGCGACCCGCAGCTACGCGAATACGATACGATCATCATCGACGAGGCGCACGAGCGCTCGCTCAACATCGACTTCCTGCTCGGCCATCTGCGCCAACTGCGCCATCGGCGCCCGGAGCTGCGCATCGTGGTGACTTCGGCCACGATCGACACGGCGGCGTTCAGCAAGGCGTTTGACGACGCACCGGTGATCGAGGTCTCGGGGCGCACCTTTCCGGTGGAGGTGGTGTATGCGCCGCTGGACGAGTTTGGCAGCGACGAGGCCGAAGGGGACGAACCCACCTCGCGCAACGAGTCGCTGCACTACATCGACGGCGCGGTGGAGGCGGCGCAACGCATCCTCGATTCGACGGCGGGCGGCGACGTGTTGGTCTTCATGCCGGCCGAGCGCGATATTCGCGAGGCGATCGATTTGCTGCAGGGATCGCGGTCGGCGCGGGGCTGCGATTTGATTCCGCTCTTCGGCCGCCTCTCCAATGCCGAGCAGCAACGCGTGTTTGCGGCGACGGCCCGGCGCCGCGTCATCGTGGCGACCAACATTGCGGAGACGTCGCTTACGTTGCCGGGCATCCGCTACGTGATCGACACGGGCTTGGCGCGCATCAGTCGTTATGCGCCGCAGGCCCGCACGCGGCGACTGCCGATCGAGCCGGTGGCGCGCTCCAGTGCCGATCAACGCAAGGGCCGCGCGGGTCGCGTGGCCGAGGGCGTGTGCGTGCGGTTGTATTCGGAGAAGGACTACGAGGAGCGACCGCGCTTTGCGCAGCCGGAAATTCAGCGCGCCAATTTGGCCGACGTGATCCTGCGCATGAAGGCCTTTGGGCTGGGCGACATTGAGCGTTTTCCCTTCATCAACATGCCGGCGACCAAGGCAGTGCGAGCTGGCTACGCCCTGTTGGAGGAACTGCACGCCTACGCCGAACCGGAGACGGTGGGGGAGCGCCGCCTGAGTGACATCGGTCGGGAGTTGGCGCGTCTGCCGGTGGACCCAGCGGTGGGCCGCATGATTCTGCAGGCGCGCAGCGAAAAGGCGTTGCGCGAAGTGTTGGTGATCGCGGCGGGATTGAGCGTGCAGGATCCGCGGGAGCGACCGCTCGACAAGCAGCAGGCAGCGGATCAGGCGCATCGGCGTTTCACGCACCCGGAGTCGGATTTTCTTACCCTGCTCGCGATCTGGGAAGCGTTGCACGATGAGTTTGAACGGCTGTCGCAGTCGAAGATGCGGCGCTGGTGCCACACCCACTTTTTGAGCTACACGCGCATGCGGGAATGGCGCGACATCCATAGCCAATTGGTGGATACGCTGCGGGAGCGGCGGGACTTCCGCATGAGTTCGGTGAACGACGGCATTAAAGAGCCGGTCGACATCGGCGACTTGCGCTGTGAGCACCCGGCCTACCGCGCGATTCACCGCAGCATCCTGTCGGGCTTGCTCGGCAACATCGCGGCGCGCGACGAAGAGAAGGGTGGCTACAAAGCGACGCACGATCGCAAGGTGGCGATTTTTCCCGGCTCGGGCCTCTTCGTGAAAGAAGAGCGCAAGCGCGGCAAAAACGGCGCGCTGAAACCGGTGCTGGGCGGCGGCGGACCGCGAGGGCCGCGCTGGATCATGTCGGCCGAGATGATGGAAACCTCGCGCCTCTACGCCCGCACCTGCGCTCGGCTGGATCCGCGCTGGGCCTTGGAGCTCGGCGCCCATTTGCTGAAGGTCGAGCACAGCGAACCATTCTGGGATGAGGAGAAGGGGCGGGTGATGGTGCGGCAGCGCACGCGGCTCTACGGCCTGGAAATCGAAAGCCGAGCGGTGGGCTATGGGAAGGTGAACCCGGAGCACGCGACCGAGTTGTTCATCCGCGAAGCGTTGGTGAATGACACCATCAAGTGGCCCTTCGATTTTCTGTCGCACAACCGCAAGGTGCGCGCCGACGTGGAGCTGCAGTTAACGCGGGCCCGGCACGGCGCGGCGATGAACCTCGATGAGGCGGTGTATCGATTTTATGAGGACGCGCTGCTGGAACGGGAGTTTTATGTTTCGGCGGTCGGTGAACTGATCGCATTGGTGCGCGAGCAGAAGGGGCGGGAGCCGCACTTTCTGGAGTTGAATGCGGCCGACCTGCAGCCGCCGCGCGAAGCGCAGGTGGATGAACAGGCCTACCCGGAGAGCCTGCCGCTGGGCACGACGGTGCTGCCGCTCAACTACGTTTACAAACCGGGCCAAGACGACGACGGCGTGACTTTGGATGTCGATGTGCTCACGGCCACGACGCTGACCCCGGCGGAGCTCGACTGGGCGGTGCCGGGACACCTCGCCGGCAAGGTGGAGCATTACCTGAAGGGCTTGCCGAAGGAGTTGCGCCGGGCGGTGACGCCGCTGGCGGCGACGGCGGCGTCGATGGTGGCGCAATTGCAATCCCGCGACCGCTTGACCGGGCGACGCGAAACGGTGGCCGAGGCGGTGGCGGCGCTGCTGGGCGAACGTTTTCAACTGCGGGTGAGTCCGTCGGTCTGGGACGAACGCCCGCTGCCGAACCACCTGCGCGTGCGGGTGCGGGTGCTCGACGAAAACGACCGCGAGATCGCGGCCTCGCGCGAGTTGGCGGAGATCCAGGCCGCGTTGACCGCGCGCGAAGCGGAGGCGAGCCGGGCGGTCGTCAAAGAGGCTCCGAGTGTCTGGAAGAAGGCGCGGCGCGATTGGGAGGATGGTCCGCTCGAAACGTGGCCCGAGCGCGCGATTCCCGACGAGGTGCAGATCGGCGAACAGGCGGGCGTGGCGATCAAGGCGTATCCGGTTTTCCAAGACACGGCGGAAGGCATCATGCTGCGGCTAAGCCGGGCGGAGGACGACGCGGCGCGGCGGCGACCGGCGGGTCTGCGGGCGATGCTGGCGCAAGGGCTGCGTTACGAGATCGCATGGTTGGAAAAGGATCTGAAGGCGCTGAAGGCGGTCGGGCCCTTGGCGGCGACGTTTGTGCCGCTGGCGGAGTTGCAAGTCGACGCGCTGGCCAACCTCACCACGTGGGCGACGGATCCGGCGCGTTTGCCGACGGTGGACGGGCGGCGCACGCGGGTGCAGTTTGAGCGGGTGGTGGCGGACACCAAGGTGGCGCTGCGACGACGCGTGCCGCAGTTTCTGGATGAGGTGAAAGCGGTGCTGGAGTTGCGGCAGCAGACGCAGGTGCACGCGACGCCGTATCCGGGGATGCAGGCCGAGGTTGCGGCGCTGGTCGGCCGCCATTTTCTGCGGGATGTGCCGCAGGCGCAGCTGCAGCACCTGCCGCGTTACCTGCAGGCGCGGTTACTGCGGGCGGAGCGTTGGCAACAGAATCGCGCCAAAGACGAGCAGCGGGCGGCGGAGCTGACCCAGCTGGCCAAAGCAGCTGAGGCGGTGGTGGGCAAACCGGGGGCGGCGGAGCTGCGTTGGTTGCTGGAGGAGTTGCGGGTGAGTGTATTCGCGCAACATCTCGGCACGGCGGAACCGGTGTCGGTGAAGAAGGTCGAGCGGGCGATCGCGGCGGTGCGCGCCGGAGCCGGATTGGCGGAAGCGAGCGTGGCGCCGGAGGTTGGGGGGGCGACGAAGCCGAAGCCCAAGCCACTGGCGATTACGCCGCTGCCCGGTAAAACCAAACAAAAGCCGATCAAGAGCCTGAATGCGCTGGGTGGCCTCTTCGGTGGCGGATCCCGGTGA
- a CDS encoding LysR family transcriptional regulator, protein MPILDSRKLLAFVTLVRVGSFTLAAKELNVTQSAVSHSIKSLEDELQLRLVDRRGRKIRLTPPGKELLNHAHRILNEMQEARADLALYVR, encoded by the coding sequence ATGCCGATCCTGGACAGCCGAAAACTACTCGCCTTTGTGACCTTGGTTCGCGTCGGGAGCTTCACCCTCGCCGCAAAAGAACTCAACGTGACGCAATCGGCCGTAAGTCACTCGATCAAATCCTTGGAGGATGAGCTGCAGTTGCGCTTGGTGGATCGTCGGGGACGCAAGATCCGGCTCACGCCCCCGGGCAAAGAGCTGCTCAACCACGCCCACCGCATCCTCAACGAGATGCAAGAGGCGCGCGCCGACCTCGCGCTCTACGTGCGCTAG
- a CDS encoding PQQ-dependent sugar dehydrogenase — translation MSITQTACAQNRDAPDLFAQFCANCHGPDLGGGSAPSMLDDVWTYGGTGTDEELAHQIAKGNLEKGMPAWESVFNEAEIRALVVFIRERRAGYQRNRETLPAPPADLVLHTQQHDFVIETVTDEVDTPWSINWLPDGTMLITEKSGSLRLLRDGELLPPVMDTPWVDGAGQAGLLEVAPHPDYATNGWIYLSFSDPATTPAGANVSFTKIVRGRITDGTWTDEEVIYAADIAHYRQPGSVHYGNRIAFDDTGHIFFSIGDRGAQQHAQDLGRPNGKIHRLHDDGRIPNDNPFVADPTALPSIWSYGHRNPQGLDFDPATGELWSTEHGPRGGDELNLITRSTNYGWPLITYGMNYNGTPITARTAAAGMAQPVIHWTPSIAVCGIDFYEGDLFPGWRGNLLVTALAQQHLRRVVIVDNQVVEQEILFQDFGRCRDVASGPDGAIYVALNRPDRIVRLVPAPTAQP, via the coding sequence TTGAGCATAACCCAAACTGCCTGCGCTCAGAATCGCGACGCGCCCGATCTGTTCGCCCAGTTCTGCGCCAATTGCCACGGCCCCGATCTCGGCGGCGGCAGTGCCCCATCCATGCTCGATGATGTGTGGACCTACGGTGGCACCGGCACCGACGAGGAGCTCGCCCACCAGATCGCCAAGGGTAACCTCGAGAAAGGCATGCCCGCGTGGGAAAGCGTGTTCAACGAGGCTGAGATTCGCGCGCTCGTCGTCTTCATCCGCGAGCGCCGTGCCGGTTACCAACGCAACCGCGAAACCCTGCCCGCCCCGCCGGCCGACCTCGTGCTCCATACTCAGCAACACGACTTCGTCATCGAAACCGTCACCGACGAAGTCGACACGCCCTGGTCGATCAACTGGCTGCCCGACGGCACCATGTTGATCACCGAAAAGTCCGGCTCTCTGCGCCTCCTGCGCGACGGCGAACTCCTGCCTCCGGTCATGGATACACCTTGGGTGGACGGCGCCGGCCAAGCCGGTCTGCTCGAGGTCGCTCCGCACCCCGACTACGCCACCAACGGTTGGATCTACCTGAGTTTCAGCGACCCCGCCACCACCCCCGCCGGCGCCAACGTCAGTTTCACCAAGATCGTGCGCGGCCGCATCACCGACGGCACTTGGACCGATGAGGAGGTCATCTACGCCGCCGACATCGCCCACTACCGACAGCCCGGCAGTGTCCACTACGGCAACCGTATCGCTTTTGATGATACGGGCCACATCTTCTTCTCCATCGGCGATCGCGGCGCTCAGCAACACGCCCAGGACCTCGGCCGCCCCAACGGCAAAATCCACCGCCTGCACGACGATGGACGCATCCCCAACGACAACCCCTTCGTCGCCGATCCCACCGCCCTGCCGTCCATCTGGAGCTACGGTCATCGCAACCCGCAGGGGCTCGACTTCGATCCCGCCACCGGCGAGCTCTGGTCGACCGAACACGGGCCGCGCGGCGGCGATGAGCTCAACCTCATCACCCGCAGCACCAACTACGGCTGGCCCCTCATCACCTACGGCATGAATTACAACGGCACGCCCATCACCGCCCGCACCGCCGCCGCAGGAATGGCCCAACCCGTCATCCACTGGACCCCGTCCATCGCCGTCTGCGGCATCGATTTCTACGAGGGCGACCTCTTCCCCGGCTGGCGCGGCAACCTGCTCGTCACCGCGCTTGCCCAACAACACCTGCGCCGCGTGGTCATCGTGGACAATCAGGTCGTCGAACAAGAAATTCTCTTCCAGGATTTTGGTCGTTGTCGCGATGTCGCCTCCGGTCCCGACGGCGCCATTTACGTCGCCCTCAATCGTCCCGATCGCATCGTGCGCCTCGTGCCGGCGCCGACTGCTCAACCCTGA
- a CDS encoding ABC transporter ATP-binding protein, with protein sequence MPTDTAPAPHSPLLNIDRLTLKRGQKTLLRNVDWTVQPGENWVIMGPNGCGKTSLLRALTGFLTPSSGDISLLGAIYGETDWREIRRGIGLVSSSLQPHIPPAEPAIETVISGRYDQLDLWVETTPADIRAARRLLKQLDATEIIDREWIYLSQGERQRVLIARALAAEPQLLILDEPCAGLDPVARASFLRSLARLAADPSAPAIVLVTHHVEEITAGFSHALLLAKGRRVAAGPLRATLTSAQLSDTFGAPVTVRRRGDHWSLTL encoded by the coding sequence ATGCCGACAGACACCGCGCCTGCGCCTCACTCGCCCTTGCTAAACATTGATCGCCTCACTCTAAAACGCGGTCAGAAGACCTTGCTGCGCAATGTCGATTGGACCGTTCAGCCCGGCGAAAACTGGGTCATCATGGGACCCAACGGCTGCGGCAAAACCTCCCTGCTCCGCGCCCTCACCGGATTTCTCACCCCTAGCTCCGGCGACATCTCCCTCCTCGGAGCCATCTATGGCGAAACCGATTGGCGGGAAATCCGCCGCGGCATCGGTCTTGTTTCGTCCTCTCTCCAACCGCACATCCCGCCCGCCGAGCCCGCCATCGAAACCGTCATCAGCGGACGCTACGACCAACTCGATCTGTGGGTGGAAACCACTCCCGCCGACATCCGCGCTGCGCGCCGTTTGCTCAAACAACTCGATGCCACCGAGATCATCGACCGCGAATGGATCTACCTCTCGCAAGGTGAACGCCAACGCGTGTTGATTGCGCGTGCGCTCGCCGCCGAGCCGCAACTGCTCATCCTCGACGAACCCTGCGCCGGCCTCGACCCCGTCGCCCGCGCGTCCTTCCTGCGCAGTCTGGCCCGACTCGCGGCAGATCCTTCCGCTCCCGCCATCGTGCTCGTCACCCACCACGTCGAAGAGATTACCGCCGGCTTCAGCCACGCGCTGCTGCTGGCCAAGGGCCGCCGCGTCGCCGCTGGCCCGCTGCGCGCCACCCTCACCTCCGCTCAGCTCAGCGACACTTTCGGCGCACCGGTCACCGTGCGCCGTCGCGGCGACCACTGGTCACTCACTTTGTAG
- a CDS encoding sulfite oxidase-like oxidoreductase gives MSKERFIAAKEAWAQKQVARGVRPREVRSEDRLPPGQKLTTNFPVLDLGIQPELPLAEWTLTVDGEVAQPTTFDWAQFNALPQVEDTSDFHCVTTWSRYDCRWTGVPFTALYEAVQPTAQARFVYFTGYDGYSTNVPLEACLDDDVLLATHFDGQPITREHGAPVRVIIPKLYAWKGAKFVKGVHFLADDKLGFWEVRGYSNGADPWKEERYA, from the coding sequence ATGTCGAAAGAGCGTTTCATTGCCGCCAAGGAAGCGTGGGCCCAGAAGCAAGTTGCCCGCGGGGTGCGTCCGCGTGAAGTCCGGTCCGAGGATCGCCTGCCGCCCGGCCAGAAACTCACCACCAACTTCCCGGTGCTAGACCTCGGCATTCAGCCCGAGCTCCCGCTCGCCGAGTGGACCCTCACCGTCGACGGCGAGGTCGCCCAGCCTACGACCTTTGACTGGGCTCAGTTTAACGCCCTACCGCAGGTCGAGGACACCAGCGACTTCCACTGCGTCACCACGTGGAGTCGCTACGACTGCCGCTGGACGGGCGTGCCTTTCACCGCCCTTTACGAGGCGGTGCAACCCACCGCCCAGGCCCGCTTCGTCTACTTCACCGGTTACGACGGTTACTCGACCAACGTCCCCCTCGAGGCCTGCCTCGACGACGACGTCCTGCTCGCCACCCATTTCGACGGCCAACCCATCACCCGCGAACATGGCGCGCCCGTCCGCGTGATCATCCCCAAGCTCTACGCCTGGAAGGGGGCAAAATTTGTCAAAGGCGTGCACTTTTTGGCCGACGACAAACTCGGCTTCTGGGAAGTGCGCGGTTACTCCAATGGCGCCGACCCGTGGAAAGAGGAACGCTACGCCTGA